The following DNA comes from Streptomyces sp. Ag109_O5-10.
CTTGCGGCCCTCGCCCTCGGCGACCATCAGGTCGAGCGTCCGGCCGACCTGCTTCTTGTTCTCGTCCCAGGAGATCTCCTCCTGGAGGGCGACGAGACGCTCGTAGCGCGCCTGGACGACCTCCTTGGGGACCTGGTTCTCCATGGTCGCGGCGGGGGTGCCGGGCCGCTTGGAGTACTGGAAGGTGAAGGCCTGCGTGAAGCGGGCCTCGCGCACGGCGTGCATCGTCTGCTCGAAGTCCTCCTCGGTCTCGCCGGGGAAGCCCACGATGATGTCGGTGGTGATGGCGGCGTGCGGGATGGCGGCCCGCACCTTCTCGATGATCCCGAGGTAGCGCTCCTGCCGGTACGAGCGGCGCATCGCCTTCAGGACGGTGTCCGAGCCGGACTGCATCGGCATGTGCAGCTGCGGCATCACGTTCGGGGTCTCGGCCATGGCCGCGATCACGTCGTCGGTGAAGTCACGCGGGTGCGGGGAGGTGAACCGGACCCGCTCCAGGCCCTCGATGGTCCCGCAGGCCCGCAGCAGCTTGCTGAAGGCCTCGCGGTCGCCGATGTCGGAGCCGTAGGCGTTGACGTTCTGGCCGAGCAGCGTGATCTCGGAGACGCCCTCGGCGACCAGGGCCTCGATCTCGGCGAGGATGTCCCCGGTGCGGCGGTCCTTCTCCTTGCCGCGCAGGGCCGGGACGATGCAGAAGGTGCAGGTGTTGTTGCAGCCGACGGAGATCGACACCCACGCCGCGTAGGCGCTCTCCCGGCGGGTCGGCAGGGTGGAGGGGAACGCCTCCAGCGACTCCGCGATCTCCACCTGGGCCTCTTCCTGGACCCGAGCGCGCTCCAGCAGGACCGGCAGCTTGCCGATGTTGTGCGTACCGAAGACGACGTCGACCCAGGGCGCCTTCTTCACGATGGTGTCGCGGTCCTTCTGCGCCAGGCACCCGCCGACCGCGATCTGCATGCCGGGACGGGACGCCTTCCTCGGCGCGAGCCGCCCGAGGTTGCCGTAGAGCCGGTTGTCGGCGTTCTCCCGGACCGCGCAGGTGTTGAACACGACCACGTCGGCGTCCCCGTCGGCCCCCTCGGGGGCGCGCACGTACCCGGCGTCCTCCAGCAGCCCGGACAATCGCTCGGAGTCGTGGACGTTCATCTGGCACCCGTAAGTGCGCACTTCGTATGTCCTGGGTGCCTGAACGTCCACTACCGGGCTCCGGTCGCTGCTGATGGTCATGGGTCAAGGGTAGGCGGTCCCCGGAGACCGCTGCCCCGGCCCTTGCGGCGGGGCCGCGCCGTCAGGCGAAGGCGAGGATGGGGAAGGTGTCGCGGATGCGGGCGAGGGGGGCGGGGTCCCTCGTGTAGTAGAGCTCGTTGGTCAGCAGGACTGCCCAGCGGCCCTGCTGTGGAGAGAGCCACGCGCCTGCTCCCGGGGAGCCGTGGGGCATCCAGATGTCGTCGGTTCCCGGTGCCGGGCGCCAGAACAGGCCGCCGGGGGGTGTGAGGCCGCCGGTGTGGATGCGCAGCGACTCCTGGACCCAGGCGGGGCCGAAGCCGGATTGTCCGCCGTGGCGTCCCGGCTGGAGCAGGTGGCGGAGGAAGGCCGCGAGGTCGGGGAGGACGGAGAACACGCCGCCCTGTGGGTGTGCCGGTGAGCCGTGGGCGGTGCCGCGCAGGCGGGAGCCGGTGGCGTCGAGTTCGGTCGGCGCGCAGCGGGCGGCCGCCTCGGCGGGCAGGGGGCCGTAGCAGGTGCGTGTCATGCCGAGGGGCTGCCACACGCGGGTGGCCGCGAGGGCGTCGAGGGGCCGGCCGGAGAGTTCCTCGGCGAGGCGGCCGAGGACGAGGGCGGCGCGGTCGGTGTACTCCACGGCCTCCCCGGGCGGACGGCGTACCGCGTCGTGGAGGACGCCGTCTCCGGTGTCCGGGTGCCGGTCGGCGCCGAGGGGAACGCCGGCGGTGTGGGTGAGCAGGTGGCGGACGGTCACCCGGGCCAGGGGGCGGCCGCGCACCGCGGACCAGAGGTCGCCCAGTTCCGCGTCGAGCCGCAGCGTGCCGTCCTCGACGAGGGTTCCGACGGCCGGCCACACCGCGAGGATCTGCGTGAGGGCGCCGACGTCGAAGACGGTGTCGTGCCGCATCGGTTCGTCGGGCCGGTCGGGATCGAGGACACCGGGGGTACCGATGGCCATGTTCGAGTGGTCGCCGACGGCCCAGACGGCGCCGGGGTAGACCTTGTCGCGGACGCCTACGTCGACGAGCTCGCGGATGCGGTCGATGTCTAGGTCGAGGGCCATGGTCTCCCGATCTGTCCTGGGCCGTGTGGTCTCCCCGTCGCTCAGCGTAGTAAGGCGCGTGCGCAGGTCCCGGCTGCGCCACGGGCGGGCCGGGGACGCGGTGCGCGGAGCCGGTGCGCCGAGCCGGTGGGCTCACCGCCGTGGCGGCGGGCGTCCCGCCGACCGGCTGAGGTCGCGCGGCCAACCGGCGGGTTCTCCGTGCCGGCCACCGGAAGGTAGGCGGCGGCGGGGTACGCATCGACCGGGCATGCGACGAGCGGAGCGCACGTGATCCGGGTACTGGTGGTCGACGACGAAGCCCTGATCCGCACGGGTTTCACGCACATTCTCGATACGGCGGACGACATCGAGGTCGTCGCGGCGGTGGCGGGCGGGCAGGCCCTGCACACGGTGCGGGAGCTGCGGCCCGACGTCGTCCTGCTCGACATCCGGATGCCGGACGTGGACGGGCTCACGATCCTGGCCGAGCTCCGCCGCATGCCCGAGGCTCCGGTGGTCGCCATGCTCACCACGTTCGACACCGACGAATACGTGGCGACCGCGCTGCGCTCGGGCGCCGCCGGGTTCCTGCTCAAGGACACCGATCCCGAGCAGCTGCCTCATCTGGTGCGCACCCTGGCCGAGGGCGGGACCGTGTTGTCGTCCAAGGTCACCCGCCTGGTGGTGGGCGGCTACCTGGACAACAGCGTGCGTGAGCCCGCCGCGGTCCGGCTCACCGCCCGGCTCACCGAGCGGGAACGCGCCGTGCTCGTCCTCATGGCCGAAGGGCTCGCCAACAACGAGATCGGCGAGCGGCTGCACCTGAGCACCGGCACCATCAAGGGCCATGTCACCAACGTGCTCGGCAAACTGCGGGTGGGCAGCCGTGTCCAGGCGGCCCTCATCGCGGAACGCGCGGGCCTGCTCGCCCCCTCGCAGGACGAGGGCGCCCGGTGAGCTCCCGGCCGCCGTCGAGCGTGCTCCTCGACATCGGCTTCGTCGGGATCGCACTGGCGGACTCCTGGGCACACCTCGGGGTCGAGGACCAGCCGGCGGCCTTCTGCGCGCTGCTCGGCGCCGTCGCCCTGATGCTGCGGCACCGGCTGCCCCTGACGACCTTCGTCCTCACGCTCCCCACGGCCCTGGTCACCGACGCGGTGGTAGCCCCCATGGCCGCGCTGTACACGCTCTCCTCCCTCAACCGGCACCGGTCCCTGCTGGGCGGCTGCGCGCTGGCCTACGCGATCATCGACTTCCTGCCCTGGCCGTGGTCGTCCCTGGACGCCACCGAGCTGTCCCAGACGAACAGCCTGTTCCACCTCAGCTACACGCTGGCCACCGCCGCCGCCCCGGTCTTCCTCGGCCAGCTGGTCCAGGCCCGGCGCGAACTGTCGCTGCGGCTCGCGGACATCTCCGAGGCCCGTGAGCAGGAGCGGCTGCTGACCGCCCAGAGCGTGCTGGCGAAGGAGCGCGCCCAGCTCGCCCGGGAGATGCACGACGTGGTCTCCCACCAGGTCAGTCTCATCGCCGTACAGGCCGGAGCGCTCCAGGTGAGCGGCCGGGACACCGAGACGCGACAGGCGGCGGCCACGATCCGCCGCCTGAGCGTGCAGACCCTGGAGGAACTGCGGCACATGGTCGGAGTGCTGCGGGCCTCCGGCAGCAGGCCGACGGAGCTCACCCCGCAGCCTTCGCTCGCCGACCTGGACCATCTGGTCGAGGCCAGCGGCATCGAGGCGAAGCTGGAGACCGACCTGCCGGAGGAGCTTCCGCCCACGGTGCAGCGCGCCGTCTACCGCACCGTCCAGGAGGCGCTGACCAACGTCCGCAAGCACGCCCCCGGCGCCGCGGCGACCGTCCGCGTGAGCCACCGGGACGGAGTCCTGTGCGCCACCGTCGCCAACACCGCCCCGACCGGGCCCGCCGTCGCCCTGCCGAGCGCCCAGAACGGCCTGGTCGGCCTGGCCCAGCGCGCGGAGCTGCTCGGCGGCACGGTCACGTCCGGCCCCACGGCCCAGGGGGGCTACGAGCTCCGCCTCGAACTGCCCGTCGAGCGGAACCGGTGACCGGTGGCCGGTGGCCCGTGGCCGGTGGCCGTTGAGCGGTGGCCGTTGCCCGTGCCGGTTCGGCCGGGCTGGGGGCCGGCCGGCCAGGGTGGCCGGTGGCCCGTGGCCCGTGGCCGGTGGCCGTTGAGCGGTGGCCGTTGCCCGTGCCGGTTCGGCCGGGCTGGGGGCCGGCCGGCCAGGGTGGCCGGTGGCCCGTGGCCCGTGGCCGGTAAGCGGTGGCCGTTGCCCGTGCCGGTTCGGCCGGGCTGGGGGGCCCGCCGGCCAGGGTGGCCGGTGGCCCGTGGCCGGTGGCCCGTGGCCCGTGGCCGTTGAGCGGTGGCCGTTGTCCGTGCCGGTTCGGCCGGGCTGGGGGCCGGCCGGCCAGTCGGCGGGGTGGTTCCGGCCACTTGGCGGATGGTCCGGGCGGGGGGCCTGCGCCGACTCTGGAGCACGTGAGGCACCGCGTGGCCCAAGAAGGAGGCCGGTCCCATGTCGATCCACCTGACGCTTCTGCGCGCGCCCTGCGGTGACGCCACTCCAGACCCGCTGCTCGGCGACGCCCCCTTGAGCGAGCGCGACCTGCGCCTGACAGCCGCCGCGAGAGCAGTGCTCTCGCTGCATGGGCAGGCGGTCCGGACGCCCTCGACCCGTTGCTCCCAGACCGCCGACGCCCTCGGCCTGACGGCGGTGCCCGAGCCCATGCTGCGCGATCTCGACGTGGGCGACTGGCGCGGCCGCACCGTCGGTGAGGTCGCTGCGGCCGACCCCGACGGGTTCAGCGCCTGGCGCACGGATCCGGATGCCGCGCCCCACGGCGGAGAATCCGTACGCGAGCTCTGCCGCCGGTCGGCGGACTGGCTGAGCGGCATGGCGCGTGGCACGGGCCACACGGTGGTGGTCACCGAGGCGGCCGTCGTCCGAGCCGTGCTCATCCGTGCTCTGGCCATGCCGGCGAGAACGTTCTGGCATCTGTCCGTGCCGCCCTTGGACACCGTCCTCCTCACCTGGCGAGGCGGCTACTGGGACGTCCGGTTCGGACACGGCTCCCTCCCGGAGTCACGGCGACGGCCGCTCTCCCGGCCGACGGCCGTCCGCCTGGACTGCGGGGCCGACGGGGTAGACGGGGTCGACGGGAAGGAATGCCGTCAGTCGGGTCCGGCACCGTCGTGGCCGTTCGCGCAGTTCCCCGCGCCCCTTCGGCGCGCTGTTCAACCGCAGCGGACCTCGCCGGACCCGCTCACGGCCTGACCGGGACCTGTGCAGAGCCTGAGCAGGCGACGCCCGCCGCGCAGAGACAACCGGGCCCAGGCGGGCCGCCTCCGGGACGGCGAGCCGGCCGACGTCGCCACCGAGGACGCCAAGCGCGTCGGGGCGGGTGGCGCTGCTGGACGGCGGCCGGGTCCGCGCCAAGGGCACCCACACGGAACTCGCCCGGACCCACGAGACCTACCGGACGGCGGTGCCGGCATGACGGACCCCACCGCGTGGCCCGGACGGTACGGTCCCGTCCGGGCCACGGGGTCTGTCCGAGCCCCTCGGAGGCGGGCGCCGTCAGTACGGCCCATGGGTCCAGCGCCCGGCCGTCATCGTGGCGTGCACCGGCATCGCGCGCAGCGTGTCCGGGTCCGCCGTCAGTGGATCGACGTCCACGACCACCAGGTCCGCGGGGTCCCCGACCCTGATGAGCCGGCGTCCGCGGGCCGCCGCGGCCAGCGCGTCCCGCACCGTCAGGCGCTGCTCGGGATGCCAGGCGGGACGGTCGTCGTCGGTCCGGGTGACGGCCGACGCGACGGCGAGCCAGGGGTCCAGCGGCGAGACGGGCGCGTCGGAGCCGAACTCCAGCCGCGCCCCGGCGGCCAGCAGGTCGGCGTAGGCGAAGGCGCGTGAGGTGCGCCCGGCCCAGTACCGGTCCGCCACGTCGCGGTCGTCCGTCGCGTGCCGCGGCTGCACCCCTGCCGTGACCCCCAACTCGGCGAAGCGCGGCAGGTCCTCGGGGCTCAGCAGCTGCGCGTGCTCGATCCGGCCACGGCAGCGCACCGCCTCGAAGGCGTCCAGGGCGACGGTGTTGGCCCGGTCGCCGATGGCGTGCACCGCCGGTTCGATGCCGTGGGCGGCGGCCCGGCGCATGAGCCGTACCAGTTCGTCCGGTGCCGTCTGCTCGATGCCGTGCGAGCCGTCGGAGTCCTCGAGCCCCGGGTAGGGGTCCCGGCACAGCGCGGTACGGGTGTTGAGCGAGCCGTCCGTGAAGAGCTTGAGCGGGCCGACCCGCACCAGGCCGCCGGGCGCGCCGATTCCGGAGCCGGTGCGCAGCCCGCGCGCCACGGCTGTGTCCAGGTGGCTCGGGTAGACGGCGGCGGACACCCGTACGGCGGGCGGGGCCTGTGCCGAGCGCCGCTCCCAGGCGCCCACGGTGTCGCCGTACTGGAAGTCGATGACCCCGCTGACCCCGCGGGCGGCGGCGGCCCGGCAGGCGTCGGCGATCCAGTCGTCCAGTGTCGCGGCCGGCACCTCGGGCAGGGCCGAGAGG
Coding sequences within:
- a CDS encoding histidine phosphatase family protein, encoding MSIHLTLLRAPCGDATPDPLLGDAPLSERDLRLTAAARAVLSLHGQAVRTPSTRCSQTADALGLTAVPEPMLRDLDVGDWRGRTVGEVAAADPDGFSAWRTDPDAAPHGGESVRELCRRSADWLSGMARGTGHTVVVTEAAVVRAVLIRALAMPARTFWHLSVPPLDTVLLTWRGGYWDVRFGHGSLPESRRRPLSRPTAVRLDCGADGVDGVDGKECRQSGPAPSWPFAQFPAPLRRAVQPQRTSPDPLTA
- a CDS encoding sensor histidine kinase, with translation MSSRPPSSVLLDIGFVGIALADSWAHLGVEDQPAAFCALLGAVALMLRHRLPLTTFVLTLPTALVTDAVVAPMAALYTLSSLNRHRSLLGGCALAYAIIDFLPWPWSSLDATELSQTNSLFHLSYTLATAAAPVFLGQLVQARRELSLRLADISEAREQERLLTAQSVLAKERAQLAREMHDVVSHQVSLIAVQAGALQVSGRDTETRQAAATIRRLSVQTLEELRHMVGVLRASGSRPTELTPQPSLADLDHLVEASGIEAKLETDLPEELPPTVQRAVYRTVQEALTNVRKHAPGAAATVRVSHRDGVLCATVANTAPTGPAVALPSAQNGLVGLAQRAELLGGTVTSGPTAQGGYELRLELPVERNR
- a CDS encoding amidohydrolase codes for the protein MTEVAGTPRRPALTLGRVRLGAGGPLVGVRVADGRVTHVVPDRGAVAPTGPVADERVLDLDGRVLLPGLWDAHVHLAEWASARRRLDLTGTASAREVADRVRAHGRTAPGAGTVLFGYGFRDGLWPDAPDKRLLDAALPDRPAALVSADLHAVWLNSACLALVGRGDHPTGLIREAEGHEVLSALPEVPAATLDDWIADACRAAAARGVSGVIDFQYGDTVGAWERRSAQAPPAVRVSAAVYPSHLDTAVARGLRTGSGIGAPGGLVRVGPLKLFTDGSLNTRTALCRDPYPGLEDSDGSHGIEQTAPDELVRLMRRAAAHGIEPAVHAIGDRANTVALDAFEAVRCRGRIEHAQLLSPEDLPRFAELGVTAGVQPRHATDDRDVADRYWAGRTSRAFAYADLLAAGARLEFGSDAPVSPLDPWLAVASAVTRTDDDRPAWHPEQRLTVRDALAAAARGRRLIRVGDPADLVVVDVDPLTADPDTLRAMPVHATMTAGRWTHGPY
- a CDS encoding serine hydrolase, producing MALDLDIDRIRELVDVGVRDKVYPGAVWAVGDHSNMAIGTPGVLDPDRPDEPMRHDTVFDVGALTQILAVWPAVGTLVEDGTLRLDAELGDLWSAVRGRPLARVTVRHLLTHTAGVPLGADRHPDTGDGVLHDAVRRPPGEAVEYTDRAALVLGRLAEELSGRPLDALAATRVWQPLGMTRTCYGPLPAEAAARCAPTELDATGSRLRGTAHGSPAHPQGGVFSVLPDLAAFLRHLLQPGRHGGQSGFGPAWVQESLRIHTGGLTPPGGLFWRPAPGTDDIWMPHGSPGAGAWLSPQQGRWAVLLTNELYYTRDPAPLARIRDTFPILAFA
- the miaB gene encoding tRNA (N6-isopentenyl adenosine(37)-C2)-methylthiotransferase MiaB, coding for MTISSDRSPVVDVQAPRTYEVRTYGCQMNVHDSERLSGLLEDAGYVRAPEGADGDADVVVFNTCAVRENADNRLYGNLGRLAPRKASRPGMQIAVGGCLAQKDRDTIVKKAPWVDVVFGTHNIGKLPVLLERARVQEEAQVEIAESLEAFPSTLPTRRESAYAAWVSISVGCNNTCTFCIVPALRGKEKDRRTGDILAEIEALVAEGVSEITLLGQNVNAYGSDIGDREAFSKLLRACGTIEGLERVRFTSPHPRDFTDDVIAAMAETPNVMPQLHMPMQSGSDTVLKAMRRSYRQERYLGIIEKVRAAIPHAAITTDIIVGFPGETEEDFEQTMHAVREARFTQAFTFQYSKRPGTPAATMENQVPKEVVQARYERLVALQEEISWDENKKQVGRTLDLMVAEGEGRKDGATHRLSGRAPDNRLVHFTKPDQDVRPGDVVTVEITYAAPHHLLAEGPVLGVRRTRAGDAWEKRNAAEAAKPAGVLLGLPKIGVPEPLPVATGGCAAH
- a CDS encoding response regulator transcription factor — translated: MIRVLVVDDEALIRTGFTHILDTADDIEVVAAVAGGQALHTVRELRPDVVLLDIRMPDVDGLTILAELRRMPEAPVVAMLTTFDTDEYVATALRSGAAGFLLKDTDPEQLPHLVRTLAEGGTVLSSKVTRLVVGGYLDNSVREPAAVRLTARLTERERAVLVLMAEGLANNEIGERLHLSTGTIKGHVTNVLGKLRVGSRVQAALIAERAGLLAPSQDEGAR